A stretch of DNA from Peromyscus eremicus chromosome 18, PerEre_H2_v1, whole genome shotgun sequence:
accccttccctccttcccttcccctcccatgctatataagccttgctgaggagaataaaattggcagcttgatcagaacacactgtcttgctgtcattctctcgtgtctcccccatccccctcattctctcccacaggtgggtcacccccgttgacaccccgctggccggggcacttTTCCTGTGTTAAAAAGTGAGTATGTTCACCCTTCCTTGGGCCTGAAGCCATCTGAATAAGAATGTCTTATACTACCCTTTCTGCAACTTTTGTTATTAATTAACACATTTTGACctgttttgaacatttttttaaagcaagttttactttctttcttttttttttttttttttttttttttttggtttttcgagacagggtttctctgtgtagctttgcgccttttcctggaactcacttggtagcccaggctggcctcaaactcacagagatccgcctggctctgcctcccgagtgctgggattaaaggcgtgcaccaccaccacccggcatgttttgaacatttttaataGTCAAAGTaatcatgaaataaaaagaaaagtctttTGTCTTTTACCCAAAAGAACCACGCCTGGCCACTGGGATTTTTCCAAACACTAGTCTGTGCACACAAAGATAGAATCACACTGTGGGGAGGGGGACCAGCTTGCTATTTTAATGATATATTATAGTCATATCTAAGTCACAAAATATAAATTCCCCATATTATTCCAACATAGAAACAGTTATAATATTCTCATTTGCCTACTTGTATAATTTTATTGTTTACAACATCTTATTAATAGAAGGATGAAACGAAAATATGTGTAAAATGACCCATGTGTGCTTGTGCTGAATCCATTAAATTCTGAATCCATTCATATCTGATTAGATATGAACATGAAGCTTTGAGAGATAAAGCAGAGAAATTCTCCAAAAGCAGAACACTAATGAATAGAAAGTGTTCCAGAAACCCAACTACCATAGAAAACCTTTCCAGAGTCTCCTCTAACAGAGTGAACAAACACTGACAGAGCCTGTGGGAGAGCTCGGGAAAGCCTTCCTAAGAATATTGAAAAGCTGGGATAACAATCCCATTACagtaaaacagtaaaacaaaaaaggagagagagagagagagagagagagagagagagagagagagagagagagagaagattcaTACAGAATTCAGtatttgaaaggttttttttttttaagttctgtcCTAGTCACAAAACCTAAAACACATAAACAGGGGGGCAAGAAAGAGCTAGAGAGAGGAAGATTTAGAGACAAAGGGACTCCATCCTACTCTGCACTGTGGGTTGTTAGCAAACAGAGATAAAACCAGAATAGAATATATAGAGTAAAGCAGGTGGCAAATGTGTTGGAGATGGCAGCAGTAGAGTGGATCATCAAGACACTaaggctggggagagatgggaggCGCTGCTATATCCTCTGAGATTTGAAGTAAGAATAAGGCataaaaaggaaaactgaagaaGATGCACCCAGGAAAGCCCAGTTGGCCATGGCACTGCTCTCAACAAAGATATAGGATGCACATTTTAAGAGAGATTTTGTGAAGGGCAAGTTTCAAACCAGCAGACATGGTTTTTGGATCACACAGAACAGATAGATTTCCTAAAAACAAACTTTCAGGAGAACTCTGAGACTTCCTCTCTGTACTGCTAAGCTCAGTTCACCTTCATcacccatttctctctttctcagcttCACAGGGTATCAAAGTAGATGATGAAAAATCAGACTTTCAGTGAATTcattctcctggaactcacagatgcACCAGAGCTTCCAATATGTGTtttcctgtttctcctcctcACATACATTCTCAGCATTATGGGAaatctcatcatcatcatcctcacacTGCTGGATTCCCACCTCCAGacacccatgtacttcttcctcaggAACTTCTCCTTCCTGGAAATCTCCTTCACATCCACTTTTACTCCTCGAATACTTGTCAGCATCTCTACAGGAATTAAGACCATCAGCTTTGCTGGCTGCTTCACTCAGTACTTTTTTGCCATCTTCTTTGGAGCCACTGAGTTTTACCTTCTGACTGCCAtgtcctatgaccgctatgtggctaTCTGCAAACCCCTGCACTACACCACCATCATGAGCAACAGGGTCTGCACCCTGCTGGTCCTCTGCTCTTGGCTGAGTGGCTTCCTAATCATCTTACTCCCAATCATCTTGACCAGTCAGCTGGACTTCTGTGCATCCAATGTGCTCAATCATTATTACTGTGACTATGGACCCCTCATAGAAATAGCTTGTTCAGACACAAGGCTGCTGGAACTCTTTGATTTTGTCTTAGCAGTTGTGACCTTGATAGTCACCCTGGTGCTGGTGATTCTCTCCTACACTCGCATCATCAGGACCATTCTGAAGATCCCTTCTGCACAGCAGAGGAAGAAGGCCTTTTCCACATGTTCCTCCCACATGGTTGTCATCTCCCTCTCTTATGGAAGCTGCATCTTCATGTACATAAAGCCTTCAGCAACAGAAGGAGTTGCCTTCAATAAGGGTGTGGCTGTGCTCAATAACTCAGTTGCCCCTTTACTGAACCCATTCATTTACACTCTAAGGAATAAGCAAGTAAAACAAGCTTTCAATGATGTGATCAGAAAAATAATgcatctt
This window harbors:
- the LOC131895331 gene encoding olfactory receptor 6C4-like; this encodes MMKNQTFSEFILLELTDAPELPICVFLFLLLTYILSIMGNLIIIILTLLDSHLQTPMYFFLRNFSFLEISFTSTFTPRILVSISTGIKTISFAGCFTQYFFAIFFGATEFYLLTAMSYDRYVAICKPLHYTTIMSNRVCTLLVLCSWLSGFLIILLPIILTSQLDFCASNVLNHYYCDYGPLIEIACSDTRLLELFDFVLAVVTLIVTLVLVILSYTRIIRTILKIPSAQQRKKAFSTCSSHMVVISLSYGSCIFMYIKPSATEGVAFNKGVAVLNNSVAPLLNPFIYTLRNKQVKQAFNDVIRKIMHLYSF